In a single window of the Thermus amyloliquefaciens genome:
- the rodA gene encoding rod shape-determining protein RodA: MVLRRPNLLAYDWGLILLAVTIAVLGLFNLRSAAPEPGLLSRQLLAFGLGLLLAVGVQFFSRRQVFALAYPLYALSLLLLVAVLAFGREINGAKAWFVLGPLQFQPLELAKLGLILALARLLEAREVRRVSDYLLPGLLTAPVVLLLLLQPDLGGSLVVLFGVFAVLFVRGLPWRHLWVGVLALVLLVPTVVWPNLKPYQRERVLIVLDPYRDPLGQGFQVIQSTIAIGSGGLFGKGYGQGTQTQLGFVPFRHTDFVFAVFAEEWGFVGSLALLGLYALLLVRLLAMALECPRLADRLFLAGVGGMLGFQVVVNLGVALGVMPVTGLTLPLFSYGGSSLMATLLSLGLVLLVHRDRAAP; the protein is encoded by the coding sequence ATGGTCCTCCGCCGCCCAAACCTCTTGGCCTACGACTGGGGCCTGATTCTCCTGGCGGTAACCATCGCCGTTTTGGGGCTTTTCAACCTGCGAAGCGCCGCCCCTGAGCCTGGCCTTTTGAGCCGCCAGCTTTTGGCCTTCGGCCTGGGCCTCCTCCTGGCGGTGGGGGTGCAGTTCTTTTCCCGCCGCCAGGTCTTCGCCCTGGCCTACCCCCTTTACGCCCTTTCCCTTCTCCTTTTGGTGGCCGTGCTGGCCTTTGGTCGGGAGATCAACGGGGCCAAGGCCTGGTTCGTCCTGGGACCCTTGCAGTTCCAGCCCCTGGAGCTGGCCAAGCTGGGCCTCATCCTGGCCTTGGCCCGGCTTCTGGAGGCCCGGGAGGTGCGCCGGGTTTCGGATTATCTCCTGCCCGGCCTCCTGACGGCACCCGTGGTCCTGCTCCTCCTCCTCCAGCCGGACCTGGGGGGGAGCCTGGTGGTGCTCTTTGGCGTCTTTGCCGTCCTCTTTGTGCGGGGCCTGCCCTGGAGGCACCTTTGGGTGGGCGTTCTCGCCCTGGTGCTCCTGGTGCCCACCGTGGTCTGGCCCAACCTCAAGCCCTACCAGCGGGAGCGGGTCCTCATCGTCTTGGACCCCTACCGGGACCCCCTGGGCCAGGGCTTTCAGGTGATCCAGTCCACCATCGCCATCGGCTCCGGAGGGCTTTTCGGCAAAGGGTATGGCCAGGGTACCCAAACCCAGCTGGGCTTTGTCCCCTTCCGCCACACGGACTTCGTCTTCGCCGTTTTTGCGGAGGAGTGGGGGTTTGTGGGTTCGCTGGCCCTCCTGGGGCTTTACGCCCTCCTCCTGGTGCGGCTCTTGGCCATGGCCTTGGAGTGCCCCCGGCTTGCCGACCGCCTCTTCCTGGCCGGGGTGGGGGGGATGCTGGGCTTCCAGGTGGTGGTGAACCTGGGGGTGGCGTTGGGGGTAATGCCGGTGACGGGCTTAACCCTCCCCCTTTTCTCCTACGGGGGTTCCAGCCTCATGGCCACCCTCCTTTCCCTGGGGCTGGTCCTTTTGGTGCACCGGGACCGGGCTGCGCCCTGA
- the acs gene encoding acetate--CoA ligase, whose amino-acid sequence MAVEKLLKAEERLWAPEEVRRKANLQNFSEVYRQSLEDPEGFWGAWAKRFYWEKPFERVLEWNLPEHRWFLGGTTNAVYNALERNVERGLRNKVALLYLSEDGREEKLTYGELLDRVRRLATGLKRLGVAKGDRVVIYMPLTLEGVLAMLATAYLGAIHSVVYAGLGVSALRERILDAGAKLLIAGDVSYRRGKGVDLRSIVEEAIKDLPLQVVWFQRAIRTELPEGHHDFQELLWSHPPEARAEMVDAEHPLFILYTSGSTGKPKGVVHVHGGYMVGTTYHLRTFFDVKDDDVYWATSDIGWIVGHSYIVYAPLLEGVTSVLREGAPDYPDPGAFWQAVERHRVNVMFTAPTAVRLFMKYGPEWPGKYDLSSLRLIAVAGEPLNPEALRWAYQHLVEGGRRGFVADNWWQTELGGPTLGTPLVLPAKPGFAGVALPGVEAEVVDEEGKPVAPGQGGLLVLKRPFPHMMRTVWGNHDRYLQYWREVPGNVYVAGDVASKDEEGYFSVLGRADDVLNVAGHRIGTADVESALVSHPAVAEAAVIGVPDPLKGEAIKAFVVLRLGQAPSEELKENLVAHVRRELGPIATPSEVVFLDKLPKTRSGKILRRLLKAKELGRDPGDLSTLEE is encoded by the coding sequence ATGGCGGTGGAAAAGCTTCTTAAGGCAGAGGAACGGCTTTGGGCCCCAGAGGAGGTGCGCCGCAAGGCAAATCTCCAGAACTTTTCCGAGGTCTACCGGCAAAGCCTCGAGGACCCCGAGGGGTTCTGGGGGGCGTGGGCCAAGAGGTTCTATTGGGAGAAGCCCTTTGAAAGGGTGCTGGAGTGGAACCTTCCCGAGCACCGCTGGTTCTTGGGGGGCACCACCAACGCCGTCTACAACGCCCTGGAACGGAACGTGGAAAGGGGCCTCAGGAACAAGGTGGCCCTCCTCTACCTCTCCGAGGACGGGCGGGAGGAGAAGCTCACCTATGGGGAACTCCTGGACCGGGTGCGCCGCCTGGCCACGGGGCTTAAGCGCCTGGGGGTGGCGAAGGGGGACCGGGTGGTCATCTACATGCCCCTGACCCTCGAGGGGGTGCTGGCCATGCTGGCCACCGCCTACCTGGGAGCCATCCACAGCGTGGTCTACGCGGGGCTTGGGGTTTCCGCCTTGCGCGAGCGCATCCTGGACGCGGGGGCCAAACTCCTCATCGCCGGGGACGTGAGCTACCGGAGGGGCAAGGGGGTGGACCTCCGCTCCATCGTGGAGGAGGCCATCAAGGACCTCCCCCTCCAGGTGGTCTGGTTCCAAAGGGCCATCCGGACGGAGCTCCCCGAAGGCCACCACGACTTCCAGGAGCTCCTCTGGAGCCACCCCCCGGAGGCCCGGGCGGAGATGGTGGACGCGGAGCATCCCCTCTTCATCCTCTACACCTCGGGCTCCACGGGAAAGCCCAAGGGCGTGGTGCACGTGCACGGGGGGTACATGGTGGGCACCACCTACCACCTCCGCACCTTCTTTGACGTGAAGGACGACGACGTCTACTGGGCCACCAGCGACATCGGCTGGATCGTGGGCCACTCCTACATCGTCTACGCCCCCCTCCTGGAAGGGGTGACCAGCGTCCTCCGGGAGGGCGCCCCCGACTACCCCGACCCCGGGGCCTTCTGGCAAGCGGTGGAACGCCACCGGGTGAACGTGATGTTCACCGCCCCCACCGCGGTGCGCCTTTTCATGAAGTACGGCCCCGAGTGGCCCGGGAAGTACGACCTCTCCTCCTTGCGCCTCATCGCCGTGGCCGGGGAACCCCTAAACCCCGAGGCCCTGCGCTGGGCCTACCAGCACCTGGTGGAGGGGGGCAGGCGGGGCTTCGTGGCCGACAACTGGTGGCAGACGGAGCTGGGGGGCCCCACCCTGGGCACCCCCCTCGTGCTCCCGGCCAAGCCCGGTTTCGCCGGGGTGGCCCTGCCGGGGGTGGAGGCGGAGGTGGTGGACGAGGAGGGGAAGCCGGTAGCCCCGGGCCAAGGAGGGCTCCTGGTGCTCAAGCGCCCCTTCCCCCACATGATGCGCACCGTCTGGGGCAACCACGACCGCTACCTCCAGTACTGGCGGGAGGTGCCGGGGAACGTCTACGTGGCGGGCGATGTGGCCAGCAAGGACGAGGAGGGTTACTTCAGCGTCCTGGGCCGGGCGGACGACGTCTTGAACGTGGCGGGCCACCGCATCGGCACCGCCGATGTGGAAAGCGCCTTGGTGTCCCACCCTGCGGTGGCCGAGGCGGCGGTGATCGGGGTGCCCGACCCCCTCAAGGGGGAGGCCATCAAGGCCTTTGTGGTCCTCCGCCTGGGCCAGGCTCCCTCGGAGGAGCTCAAGGAAAACCTGGTGGCCCATGTCCGTCGGGAACTGGGGCCCATCGCCACCCCTTCGGAGGTGGTTTTCCTGGACAAGCTCCCCAAGACCCGCTCCGGCAAGATCCTCAGGCGGCTCTTGAAGGCCAAGGAGCTGGGCCGCGACCCCGGGGACCTTTCCACCCTCGAGGAGTAG
- a CDS encoding winged helix-turn-helix transcriptional regulator yields MALSKNTRKMLKVLARRGAPEVLFALSRGTSRFSDLESFLGLSPRTLAERLRELHLLGFVQRQAYPEVPPRVEYLLTPRGKRVLEFLGELDAILDVVQEGKR; encoded by the coding sequence ATGGCCCTCTCCAAGAACACCCGCAAGATGCTCAAGGTGTTGGCACGGCGCGGGGCGCCGGAGGTGCTCTTCGCCCTAAGCCGCGGAACCTCCCGCTTTTCCGACCTGGAGTCCTTCCTGGGCCTTTCCCCTCGGACCTTGGCGGAGCGGCTTCGGGAGCTCCACCTTCTGGGGTTCGTCCAGCGGCAGGCCTACCCTGAGGTGCCCCCCCGGGTAGAATACCTCTTGACCCCGCGGGGCAAGCGGGTTTTGGAATTTTTGGGCGAGTTGGATGCGATATTGGATGTGGTACAGGAGGGGAAGCGGTGA
- the minE gene encoding cell division topological specificity factor MinE gives MWWRRKSKEKAKERLKLVLAYDRAKLSPGLVENLKRDLLEVLRRYFPAQEEGLSVALEERGEKMVLIADIPLR, from the coding sequence ATGTGGTGGCGGAGGAAGAGCAAGGAGAAGGCCAAGGAAAGGCTCAAGCTGGTGCTGGCCTACGACCGGGCCAAGCTTTCCCCGGGCCTGGTGGAGAACCTGAAGCGGGACCTTCTGGAGGTGCTCCGCCGCTACTTCCCCGCCCAGGAGGAGGGGCTTTCCGTGGCCCTGGAGGAGCGGGGGGAGAAGATGGTCCTGATCGCCGATATTCCCCTACGGTAA
- a CDS encoding acyl-CoA mutase large subunit family protein: MEGLFESLPEGYREKLGRPGEYPFTRGIYPRMYLDRLWTMRQYAGFSTAEESNARYRYLLAQGQTGLSVAFDLPTQLGLDPDHPMSVGEVGRVGVSIATLEDMQKLFEGIPLDRVSTSMTINAPAMMLLALYLLVAEAQGVSWDKVSGTVQNDILKEYFARGTYIYPPGPSMRLVTDIFEFCARHVPRWNTISISGYHIREAGSTAAQEIAFTLADGKAYVRAALERGLEVDEFAPRLSFFFAAHGDIFEEAAKFRAARRLWARIMREEFGAKDPKSWMLRFHTQTGGSTLTAQEPLNNVVRTAYQALAAVLGGTQSLHTNAYDEALGLPTEKSALLALRTQQILAYESGVTRAVDPLGGSFYVEHLTEELEREAERLIREIDALGGAVAAVEAGYFQRALEESAWQFQKEVEEGKRIIVGVNRFADPQSPLNEPTPVQRIDPELHERRKRELAEFKAKRDGESVRVGLERLRQAARGEENLFPYVLEAFRRRATLGEVCGVLREEWGEYQPGR, translated from the coding sequence ATGGAAGGCCTCTTTGAATCCCTGCCCGAAGGTTACCGGGAAAAGCTGGGCCGCCCTGGGGAGTATCCCTTTACCCGGGGCATCTACCCCCGGATGTACCTGGACAGGCTCTGGACCATGCGCCAGTATGCGGGCTTCTCCACCGCGGAGGAGTCCAACGCCCGCTACCGATACCTCCTGGCCCAGGGCCAGACGGGCCTAAGCGTGGCCTTTGACCTGCCCACCCAGCTGGGCCTGGATCCCGACCACCCCATGAGCGTGGGGGAGGTGGGCCGGGTGGGGGTGTCCATCGCCACCCTGGAGGACATGCAAAAGCTTTTCGAGGGCATCCCCTTGGACCGGGTTTCCACCAGCATGACCATCAACGCCCCCGCCATGATGCTCCTGGCCCTCTACCTCCTGGTGGCGGAGGCCCAGGGGGTTTCCTGGGACAAGGTCTCCGGCACCGTGCAAAACGACATCCTCAAGGAGTACTTCGCCCGGGGCACCTACATCTACCCTCCAGGGCCCTCCATGCGCCTGGTGACCGACATCTTTGAGTTCTGCGCCCGCCACGTGCCCAGGTGGAACACCATCTCCATCTCCGGCTACCACATCCGCGAGGCGGGCTCCACCGCCGCCCAGGAGATCGCCTTCACCCTGGCGGACGGCAAGGCCTACGTGCGGGCCGCCCTGGAGCGGGGCCTAGAGGTGGACGAGTTCGCCCCCAGGCTCTCCTTCTTCTTCGCCGCCCACGGGGATATCTTTGAGGAGGCCGCCAAGTTCCGCGCCGCCAGAAGGCTTTGGGCCCGCATCATGCGGGAGGAGTTCGGGGCCAAGGACCCCAAGAGCTGGATGCTCCGCTTCCACACGCAAACGGGAGGCTCCACCCTCACCGCCCAGGAACCCTTGAACAACGTGGTGCGCACCGCCTACCAGGCCCTGGCGGCGGTGCTGGGGGGCACCCAGAGCCTCCACACCAATGCCTACGACGAGGCCCTGGGCCTCCCCACGGAGAAAAGCGCCCTTCTCGCCCTCCGCACCCAGCAGATCCTGGCCTACGAGAGCGGGGTGACCCGGGCGGTGGACCCCCTGGGGGGAAGCTTCTACGTGGAGCACCTCACGGAGGAGCTGGAACGGGAGGCGGAAAGGCTCATCCGGGAGATCGACGCCCTGGGGGGGGCGGTGGCCGCGGTGGAGGCGGGGTATTTCCAGCGGGCCCTCGAGGAATCCGCTTGGCAGTTCCAGAAGGAGGTGGAGGAGGGGAAGCGCATCATCGTGGGGGTGAACCGCTTCGCCGACCCCCAAAGCCCCCTCAACGAGCCCACCCCGGTGCAGCGCATCGACCCCGAGCTCCACGAAAGGCGCAAGCGGGAACTGGCGGAGTTCAAGGCCAAGCGGGACGGGGAAAGCGTGCGGGTGGGCCTGGAAAGGTTGCGCCAGGCCGCCAGGGGGGAGGAGAACCTCTTCCCCTACGTCCTCGAGGCCTTCCGCCGCCGGGCCACCTTGGGGGAGGTCTGTGGGGTCTTGAGGGAGGAGTGGGGGGAGTACCAACCTGGGAGGTGA
- a CDS encoding nuclear transport factor 2 family protein translates to MEGEAELWDFLERHLRSIYEGDPEGYRATTHEELSLYEWFVTPHRLDGLPFHLYMTERRFATGGRPYRIDLLEKRLQRYGDVAIFTYTLLLTVEEEGGLKHRTVNESRVAVRFPEGWKVVHVHKSPAQ, encoded by the coding sequence ATGGAAGGCGAAGCGGAACTCTGGGATTTTCTGGAAAGGCACCTAAGGAGCATCTATGAGGGGGATCCTGAGGGCTACCGGGCCACCACCCACGAGGAGCTCTCCCTTTACGAGTGGTTCGTGACCCCGCACCGGCTGGACGGCCTCCCCTTCCACCTCTACATGACGGAGCGCCGCTTTGCCACGGGGGGCAGGCCCTACCGGATTGACCTCTTGGAAAAGCGCCTCCAGCGTTACGGGGACGTGGCCATCTTCACCTACACCCTCCTCCTCACCGTGGAGGAGGAGGGGGGGCTTAAGCACCGGACGGTGAACGAAAGCCGGGTGGCGGTGCGCTTCCCTGAGGGGTGGAAGGTGGTTCACGTGCACAAGAGCCCGGCCCAGTAG
- the acs gene encoding acetate--CoA ligase gives MDRIEGVLKEERVFYPSEAFRQQAHIKSEEEYQRLYEESLKDPEGFWGRVASELHWFHPWQKVLEGDLPHPKWFVGGRTNLAYNALDRHVATWRRNKAALIWEGEPGEERVLTYHDLWREVQKFANVLKRLGVKKGDRVTIYLPMIPEAAIAMLACTRIGAIHSVVFGGFSSGALAERIRDAEAKVLITADGGYRRGQVVPLKQNADEALREVSSVEHVVVVRRTGEEVPWTPGRDHWWHELMEAASDRCEAEPMEAEEPLFILYTSGSTGKPKGVLHTLGGYMTYVYLTTKLVFDLKDEDVYWCTADVGWITGHSYVVYGPLLNGATTVMYEGAPNWPEPDRFWQIVDKYGVNILYTAPTAIRAFMKWGEGWPLKHRLDSLRLLGTVGEPINPEAWLWYYQVIGKGRCPIVDTWWQTETGGIMITTLPGAHPMKPGHAGKPFFGVKPEILDAEHKPVENPDEGGHLCITRPWPSMLRTVWGDPDRFLQQYFSQHPGNYFTGDGARRDKDGYYLILGRVDDVLNVAGHRLGTMEIESALVSHPAVAEAAVVGRPDPLKGEAIVAFVTLKEGHAPSESLRDEIKAHVAKVIGPIARPDEVRFTDALPKTRSGKIMRRLLRQIAAGEKEIKGDTSTLEDRSVVERLKEGA, from the coding sequence ATGGACCGGATTGAAGGCGTTCTCAAGGAGGAGCGGGTCTTCTATCCCAGCGAAGCCTTCCGCCAGCAGGCCCACATCAAGAGCGAGGAGGAGTACCAGCGCCTGTACGAGGAAAGCCTAAAGGACCCGGAGGGCTTCTGGGGACGGGTGGCCTCCGAGCTCCACTGGTTCCATCCCTGGCAGAAGGTCTTGGAGGGGGACCTGCCCCACCCCAAGTGGTTCGTGGGGGGCAGGACCAACCTCGCCTACAACGCCCTGGACCGCCACGTGGCCACCTGGCGCCGCAACAAGGCGGCCCTCATCTGGGAGGGGGAACCGGGGGAGGAGAGGGTCCTCACCTACCACGACCTCTGGCGGGAGGTGCAGAAGTTTGCCAACGTTCTGAAGCGCCTGGGGGTCAAGAAGGGAGACCGGGTCACCATCTACCTGCCCATGATCCCCGAGGCGGCCATCGCCATGCTGGCCTGCACCCGCATCGGGGCCATCCACTCCGTGGTCTTCGGCGGTTTCTCCAGCGGGGCCCTGGCCGAGCGCATCCGGGACGCGGAGGCCAAGGTGCTCATCACCGCGGACGGGGGCTACCGCCGCGGGCAGGTGGTGCCCCTGAAGCAAAACGCGGACGAGGCCCTGCGGGAGGTCTCCAGCGTGGAGCACGTGGTGGTGGTGCGCCGCACCGGGGAGGAGGTGCCCTGGACCCCGGGCCGGGACCACTGGTGGCACGAGCTCATGGAGGCGGCCTCCGACCGCTGCGAGGCGGAGCCCATGGAGGCGGAGGAGCCCCTTTTCATCCTTTACACCTCTGGCTCCACGGGGAAGCCCAAGGGGGTCCTGCACACCCTGGGCGGCTACATGACCTACGTCTACCTCACCACCAAGCTGGTCTTTGACCTGAAGGACGAGGATGTGTACTGGTGCACCGCGGACGTGGGCTGGATCACCGGCCACTCCTACGTGGTCTACGGGCCCCTTTTGAACGGGGCCACCACGGTGATGTACGAGGGGGCCCCCAACTGGCCCGAGCCTGACCGCTTCTGGCAGATCGTGGACAAGTACGGGGTGAACATCCTCTATACCGCTCCCACCGCCATCCGGGCCTTTATGAAGTGGGGGGAGGGCTGGCCCCTGAAGCACCGGCTGGACTCCTTGCGCCTCCTTGGCACCGTGGGGGAGCCCATCAACCCCGAGGCCTGGCTTTGGTACTACCAGGTGATCGGCAAGGGGCGGTGCCCCATCGTGGACACCTGGTGGCAGACGGAGACCGGGGGCATCATGATCACCACCCTGCCCGGGGCCCACCCCATGAAGCCGGGGCATGCGGGCAAACCCTTCTTTGGGGTGAAGCCGGAGATCCTGGACGCGGAGCACAAGCCCGTGGAGAATCCGGATGAGGGTGGTCACCTTTGCATCACCCGTCCCTGGCCCAGCATGCTCCGCACCGTCTGGGGGGACCCTGACCGCTTCCTGCAACAGTACTTCAGCCAGCATCCCGGCAACTACTTCACCGGGGATGGGGCCAGGCGGGATAAGGACGGGTACTACCTCATCCTGGGCCGGGTGGACGACGTCTTGAACGTGGCCGGGCACCGGCTGGGCACCATGGAGATTGAGTCCGCCTTGGTGTCCCATCCCGCGGTGGCCGAGGCGGCGGTGGTGGGCCGCCCCGATCCCTTGAAGGGGGAGGCCATCGTGGCCTTCGTGACCCTCAAGGAGGGCCATGCGCCTTCTGAGTCCCTGCGGGATGAGATCAAGGCCCACGTGGCCAAGGTGATCGGTCCCATCGCCCGGCCCGACGAGGTGCGCTTCACGGATGCCCTGCCCAAGACCCGCTCCGGCAAGATCATGCGCCGCCTCCTGCGGCAGATCGCCGCCGGGGAGAAGGAGATCAAGGGGGATACCTCCACCCTCGAGGACCGGTCGGTGGTGGAGCGCCTCAAGGAAGGGGCCTGA
- the minD gene encoding septum site-determining protein MinD yields the protein MKARAIVVTSGKGGVGKTTTTANLGAALAKLGEKVAVVDVDVGLRNLDVVMGLEGRVVFDLIDVLEGRAKVRQALIRDKRVENLFLLPASQTKDKEALDPARFRELVHHLLTEEGFDRVLIDSPAGIEKGFQTAATPAEGALVVVNPEVSSVRDADRIIGLLEAREIRENFLIINRLRPKMVARGDMLSVEDVVEILGLKPIGIIPEDEQVLISTNQGEPLVLKGTSPAAIAYMETARRIRGEEVPFRNLEEAQGLLSVIRRLFGGR from the coding sequence GTGAAAGCTAGAGCCATCGTGGTGACGTCGGGCAAGGGGGGCGTGGGGAAGACCACCACCACCGCCAACCTGGGGGCGGCCTTGGCCAAGCTGGGGGAGAAGGTGGCGGTGGTGGACGTGGACGTGGGCCTCCGCAACCTGGATGTGGTCATGGGCCTCGAGGGCCGGGTGGTCTTTGACCTCATCGACGTGCTGGAGGGGCGGGCCAAGGTGCGCCAGGCCCTGATCCGGGACAAGCGCGTGGAGAACCTCTTCCTCCTCCCCGCCTCCCAGACCAAGGACAAGGAGGCCCTGGACCCCGCCAGGTTCCGGGAGCTGGTACACCACCTTTTGACGGAGGAGGGCTTTGACCGGGTGCTCATAGATTCCCCCGCCGGCATTGAGAAGGGTTTCCAGACCGCCGCCACCCCGGCGGAAGGGGCCTTGGTGGTGGTGAACCCGGAGGTGAGTAGCGTCCGCGACGCTGACCGCATCATCGGCCTGCTCGAGGCCCGGGAGATCCGGGAAAACTTCCTCATCATCAACCGCTTGAGGCCCAAGATGGTGGCCCGGGGGGACATGCTCTCCGTGGAGGACGTGGTGGAGATCCTGGGGCTTAAGCCCATCGGCATCATCCCCGAGGACGAGCAGGTGCTCATCTCCACCAACCAGGGGGAGCCCTTGGTGCTTAAAGGGACGAGCCCAGCCGCCATCGCTTACATGGAGACCGCCCGCAGGATCCGCGGGGAGGAGGTACCCTTCCGCAACCTGGAGGAGGCCCAGGGGCTTTTGTCGGTGATCCGTAGGCTCTTCGGAGGTCGCTGA
- a CDS encoding AMP-binding protein, translated as MARKRSLSTVQAALRILAYLAEHPEGVEVKEVARVLGKSLSTAYALLNSLAEEGFAVKTERGYRLGQAKPLRLETTPLEEALEELYLRTRERCYLALLTPEGIRLKTRGRQGQPHPLGDALPKEVHALALGKVLLAYGALPLPPLVPKTPYTLTDPQALEAELTRIRESGLAVEMEEYAPGLSALAAPLFDPEGKLLGALGVVVPARRFPFAFSRLARSLSEVAQVSPYLKPPEPPSLPPPPEANLRVEVLTPPPPLRERANLRDYPEAHRASLEDPEAFFGGFAREFHWETPWQRAFDPESRTWFAGGRTNAALNALDRHLPERAQQVALLTLDGEGEVAKWTYRELRDLSARLAGVLLGLGVRPGDRVALYLPTGVEAALSLLALARIGAVHVALPVGLGPEALRERLWQSQARLLIAADGYFRRGQLIPLRPVVEAALAGLDLPVLWHTRGTTEFLERASEGKPAEAVPVPAQHPLFILHTSGSTGRPKGVVHGHGGYMVGVSWALRYLFDLKPGEVFHTTADLFWVVGHSFGLYAPLFLGGTSLLVEDRPDHPSPAAFYERLGRLGVDVLLTSPTVLRTLRRHGEARPTSLRLVGSVGEALAPEVWRWTRENLAWPLDNWWQTELGTPALATPLTLPAKPGFVGVPMPGVEARVVDAESRVLPPGAKGHLVLLRAGPAHMVDLLGGESPWRGGLYWTGDLATWDEEGYFRILGRTDEVIKVGEARLGTAEVEAAALTHPQVAEAAAIGIPGEEGEEIVVFAVPRKEVPEELKALLAEKIKAHLLRHLGPVPPPRIVFVERLPRTRSGKILRRLLKAELLGLDPGDVSALEEEYGGGKAS; from the coding sequence ATGGCCAGGAAGAGAAGCCTCTCCACGGTCCAAGCGGCCTTGCGCATCCTGGCCTACCTGGCCGAGCACCCGGAAGGGGTGGAGGTGAAGGAGGTGGCCCGCGTCCTGGGCAAGAGCCTCTCCACCGCCTACGCCCTGCTGAACAGCCTGGCGGAGGAGGGCTTCGCCGTGAAGACGGAAAGGGGGTACCGCCTGGGCCAGGCCAAGCCCCTCCGGCTGGAGACCACGCCCCTGGAGGAGGCCTTGGAGGAACTTTACCTCCGCACCCGGGAGCGGTGCTACCTGGCCCTTCTGACCCCGGAAGGGATCCGGCTGAAAACCCGGGGGCGGCAGGGCCAGCCCCACCCCCTGGGCGATGCCCTGCCGAAGGAGGTCCACGCCCTGGCCCTGGGCAAGGTGCTCCTGGCCTACGGGGCCCTCCCCCTGCCTCCCCTGGTCCCCAAAACCCCCTACACCCTCACGGACCCCCAGGCCCTCGAGGCGGAGCTCACCCGCATCCGGGAGTCCGGCCTGGCGGTGGAAATGGAGGAGTACGCCCCGGGGCTTTCCGCCCTGGCGGCCCCGCTTTTTGACCCGGAGGGCAAGCTTCTGGGGGCCTTAGGGGTGGTGGTTCCCGCCCGGCGCTTCCCCTTTGCCTTCAGCCGCCTGGCCCGCTCCCTTTCCGAGGTGGCCCAGGTTTCCCCGTACCTCAAGCCGCCAGAGCCCCCCTCCCTGCCCCCGCCCCCGGAGGCCAACCTGAGGGTGGAGGTGCTCACGCCCCCTCCCCCCTTGCGGGAAAGGGCCAACCTCAGGGATTACCCCGAGGCCCACCGGGCGAGCCTCGAGGACCCCGAGGCCTTTTTTGGCGGCTTCGCCAGGGAGTTCCATTGGGAAACCCCCTGGCAAAGGGCTTTTGATCCGGAAAGCCGCACCTGGTTTGCGGGAGGGCGCACCAACGCCGCCCTCAACGCCCTGGACCGCCACCTGCCCGAAAGGGCCCAGCAGGTGGCCCTCCTCACCCTGGACGGGGAGGGGGAGGTTGCCAAATGGACCTACCGGGAACTGCGCGACCTCTCCGCCCGCCTGGCCGGGGTGCTCCTGGGCCTGGGGGTAAGGCCTGGGGACCGGGTGGCCCTCTACCTGCCCACCGGGGTGGAGGCGGCCCTAAGCCTCCTGGCCTTGGCCCGGATAGGGGCGGTCCACGTGGCCCTACCCGTGGGCCTAGGTCCGGAAGCCCTTAGGGAAAGGCTTTGGCAAAGCCAAGCCCGCCTGTTGATCGCCGCCGACGGTTACTTCCGCCGGGGCCAGCTCATCCCCTTGAGGCCGGTGGTGGAGGCAGCCCTTGCGGGCCTTGACCTGCCCGTGCTCTGGCACACCCGGGGCACCACGGAGTTCCTGGAAAGGGCCTCGGAGGGGAAGCCCGCGGAGGCCGTCCCCGTTCCCGCCCAGCACCCCCTCTTCATCCTCCACACCTCGGGCTCCACGGGAAGGCCCAAGGGGGTGGTCCACGGCCACGGGGGGTACATGGTGGGGGTGAGCTGGGCCCTCCGGTACCTCTTTGACCTGAAGCCGGGGGAGGTCTTCCACACCACCGCCGACCTCTTCTGGGTGGTGGGGCACTCCTTCGGCCTCTATGCCCCCCTCTTCCTGGGGGGTACCAGCCTCCTGGTGGAGGACCGGCCGGACCACCCCAGCCCCGCGGCCTTTTACGAAAGGCTGGGGCGCCTTGGGGTGGACGTGCTCCTCACCTCCCCCACGGTGCTCCGCACCCTCCGCCGCCACGGGGAAGCCCGGCCCACCTCCTTGCGCCTGGTGGGAAGCGTGGGCGAGGCCTTAGCCCCGGAGGTGTGGCGCTGGACCCGGGAGAACCTGGCCTGGCCCCTGGACAACTGGTGGCAGACGGAGCTGGGGACTCCCGCCCTGGCCACGCCCCTCACCCTTCCCGCCAAGCCCGGCTTTGTGGGCGTCCCCATGCCCGGGGTGGAGGCCCGGGTGGTGGACGCCGAGAGCCGGGTCCTGCCCCCAGGGGCCAAGGGCCACCTGGTCCTCCTCAGGGCGGGGCCCGCCCACATGGTGGACCTCCTCGGGGGGGAAAGCCCCTGGCGGGGAGGGCTGTACTGGACGGGGGACCTCGCCACCTGGGACGAGGAGGGCTATTTCCGCATCCTGGGACGCACGGACGAGGTCATTAAGGTAGGGGAGGCCCGGCTGGGCACCGCCGAGGTGGAGGCGGCCGCCCTCACCCACCCCCAGGTGGCGGAGGCCGCCGCCATTGGCATCCCTGGGGAGGAGGGGGAGGAGATCGTGGTCTTTGCCGTCCCCAGGAAGGAGGTGCCCGAGGAGCTCAAGGCCCTACTGGCGGAGAAGATCAAGGCCCACCTCCTGCGGCACCTGGGACCGGTGCCCCCACCCCGGATCGTCTTCGTGGAGCGCCTACCCCGCACCCGAAGCGGCAAGATCCTAAGGCGGCTATTGAAGGCGGAACTCCTGGGCCTAGACCCCGGGGATGTTTCCGCCTTGGAGGAGGAGTATGGCGGTGGAAAAGCTTCTTAA